One Mangifera indica cultivar Alphonso chromosome 4, CATAS_Mindica_2.1, whole genome shotgun sequence genomic region harbors:
- the LOC123213195 gene encoding protein EXORDIUM-like 5 — protein MSPTHSFFFFLSLTFTCFAVLSVSAEQQHQTQTLTTKHPEYINPKLPPKILSSSKKFEGSSDLVNLRYHMGPVLSSPINIYLIWYGKWEKSQKLLIKDFIISISSTTPSSKTKTGVKPSPNPSVSQWWQTVSLYTDQTNANVSRNILIAGEYTDSAYSHGNQLTRLSVQQVIASAVKSAPFPVDHKNGIYLILTAPEVTMQDFCRAVCGFHYFTFPSLVGYTLPYAWIGNSAKQCPEVCAYPFAVPGYMGGGGQQSLKPPNGDVGVDGMISVIAHELAELSTNPLVNAWYAGEDPTAPTEIGDLCEGLYGTGGGGGYIGQVMKDGEGRTFNMNGIRGRKFLVQWIWNPVLKACAGPNSLD, from the coding sequence ATGTCGCCAACGcactccttcttcttcttcctctctttaaCATTCACTTGTTTTGCTGTACTTTCTGTTTCAGCAGAACAACAACATCAAACGCAAACACTGACCACTAAACACCCTGAATATATCAACCCAAAGCTTCCTCCGAAAATCCTCAGTTCCTCTAAAAAATTTGAAGGCTCATCGGATTTAGTCAACCTCCGTTACCACATGGGCCCTGTTCTCTCTTCTCCCATAAACATCTACCTCATCTGGTATGGCAAGTGGGAAAAGTCCCAAAAACTCCTCATCAAAGACTTTATTATCTCCATCTCCTCCACCACCCCATCATCCAAAACCAAAACCGGCGTTAAACCTTCCCCCAATCCCTCCGTCTCCCAGTGGTGGCAAACCGTCTCTCTTTACACCGACCAAACAAACGCCAACGTCTCCAGAAACATTCTCATCGCCGGCGAGTACACAGACAGCGCTTATTCCCACGGCAACCAGCTTACGAGATTGTCCGTACAGCAGGTGATAGCCTCAGCGGTAAAGTCAGCGCCTTTCCCAGTTGACCACAAGAACGGAATCTACCTGATACTCACGGCGCCGGAAGTTACAATGCAAGATTTTTGCAGAGCTGTTTGCGGGTTCCATTACTTCACGTTTCCGTCTTTGGTGGGCTACACTTTACCGTACGCCTGGATCGGCAACTCCGCGAAGCAATGCCCCGAAGTTTGCGCGTACCCGTTTGCAGTGCCGGGGTACATGGGCGGAGGTGGGCAGCAATCTTTGAAGCCACCGAACGGTGACGTCGGTGTGGACGGGATGATAAGTGTGATAGCTCACGAGCTCGCTGAGCTGTCCACGAATCCATTGGTGAATGCGTGGTACGCGGGGGAGGATCCGACGGCCCCGACGGAGATAGGAGACTTGTGTGAAGGATTGTACGGGAcaggtggtggtggagggtatATCGGTCAAGTGATGAAAGATGGAGAAGGAAGAACTTTCAATATGAATGGGATAAGAGGGAGAAAGTTTTTGGTTCAGTGGATTTGGAACCCCGTGTTGAAAGCTTGCGCCGGTCCTAATTCTCTagattaa